The Budorcas taxicolor isolate Tak-1 chromosome 2, Takin1.1, whole genome shotgun sequence genome window below encodes:
- the PAPOLB gene encoding poly(A) polymerase beta — MMPFPVTTLGPQRTPPPPKHYGISSPISLAPPRETDCILTQKLIETLKPFGVFEEEEELQRRILILEKLNNLVKEWIREISESKSLPQAVIENVGGKIFTFGSYRLGVHTKGADIDALCVAPRHVDRSDFFTSFYDKLKLHEEVKDLRAVEEAFVPVIKLCFDGIEIDILFARLALQTIPEDLDLRDDSLLKNLDIRCIRSLNGCRVTDEILHLVPNIDNFRLTLRAIKLWAKCHNIYSNILGFLGGVSWAMLVARTCQLYPNAIASTLVRKFFLVFSEWEWPNPVLLKEPEERNLNLPVWDPRVNPSDRYHLMPIITPAYPQQNSTYNVSVSTRMVMIEEFKQGLAITHEILLSKAEWSKLFEAPSFFQKYKHYIVLLASAPTEKQHLEWVGLVESKIRILVGSLEKNEFITLAHVNPQSFPAPKESPDKEEFRTMWVIGLVLKKPENSEVLSIDLTYDIQSFTDTVYRQAINSKMFEVDMKIAAMHLKRKELHQLLPNHVLQKKKTLSTEGVRLTALDAGSRDLSVGSESSTPVSSLPAASQTGPVTGGAPGGNSPAPAASVSGVQFPEVSSQQANPSDSPGGVASESIPQTALQPAVPPAPKPMVTRVVSSARLVSHPPRPSGSAATSIANPIVGV; from the coding sequence ATGATGCCGTTTCCGGTGACCACCCTGGGACCACAGCGGACCCCGCCGCCGCCCAAGCACTACGGCATCTCTTCCCCCATCAGTTTAGCACCCCCCAGGGAGACTGACTGCATACTTACCCAGAAATTAATTGAAACTCTGAAGCCCTTCGGGGTTtttgaagaggaagaggaactgCAGCGCAGGATTTTAATTTTGGAGAAATTAAATAATCTGGTAAAGGAATGGATACGAGAAATCAGTGAAAGCAAGAGTCTTCCACAAGCTGTAATTGAAAATGTTGGAGGGAAAATCTTTACATTTGGCTCTTACAGGTTAGGGGTGCATACGAAAGGTGCAGATATCGATGCGTTGTGCGTGGCACCGAGACACGTTGATCGAAGCGACTTCTTCACCTCCTTCTATGATAAATTGAAACTACATGAAGAAGTAAAGGATTTAAGGGCTGTTGAGGAGGCATTTGTACCAGTTATCAAACTGTGTTTCGATGGGATAGAGATTGATATTTTGTTTGCAAGATTAGCACTGCAGACTATTCCTGAAGATTTGGACCTAAGAGATGACAGTCTGCTTAAAAACTTAGATATAAGATGCATAAGAAGCCTTAATGGTTGCCGGGTAACTGATGAGATTTTACATCTAGTACCAAACATTGACAACTTCAGATTAACTCTGAGAGCCATCAAGCTGTGGGCCAAATGCCACAATATTTATTCCAATATACTAGGTTTCCTTGGTGGTGTTTCCTGGGCGATGCTAGTAGCAAGAACTTGCCAGCTTTATCCAAATGCCATAGCATCCACTCTTGTCCGTAAATTTTTCTTGGTGTTTTCTGAGTGGGAATGGCCGAATCCAGTGCTACTGAAAGAGCCCGAAGAACGGAATCTGAATTTGCCTGTCTGGGACCCAAGAGTAAATCCCAGTGataggtaccatctcatgcccaTAATCACACCAGCATACCCACAGCAGAACTCCACGTACAACGTGTCTGTTTCAACACGGATGGTCATGATTGAAGAGTTTAAGCAAGGGCTTGCTATCACACATGAGATTTTGCTGAGTAAGGCAGAGTGGTCCAAACTTTTTGAAGCACCCAGCTTCTTCCAGAAGTACAAACATTACATTGTGCTTCTGGCAAGTGCGCCAACAGAGAAACAACATCTAGAGTGGGTGGGTTTGGTGGAATCAAAAATCCGAATCCTGGTTGGAAGCTTGGAGAAGAATGAATTTATTACACTGGCTCACGTGAATCCTCAGTCATTTCCAGCACCCAAGGAGAGTCCTGACAAGGAAGAATTTCGTACAATGTGGGTGATTGGGTTAGTGTTAAAAAAGCCAGAGAACTCTGAAGTTCTCAGTATCGACCTCACCTACGATATCCAGTCTTTCACAGACACTGTGTATAGGCAAGCGATAAATAGTAAAATGTTTGAGGTGGACATGAAAATTGCTGCGATGCATTTGAAGAGAAAGGAGCTGCATCAACTACTGCCTAATCATGTGCTGCAGAAAAAGAAAACGCTTTCGACAGAAGGTGTCCGATTGACAGCCCTGGATGCCGGCAGCCGTGACTTGTCCGTCGGCAGTGAGAGCAGCACGCCTGTGTCGTCACTTCCTGCCGCTTCGCAGACTGGCCCAGTGACTGGCGGCGCTCCAGGCGGGAACAGCCCTGCCCCGGCGGCGTCTGTGAGCGGCGTACAGTTTCCTGAGGTTTCCTCGCAGCAGGCAAATCCCAGCGACAGCCCCGGGGGCGTGGCCAGCGAAAGCATCCCTCAGACGGCTCTGCAGCCCGCTGTTCCTCCAGCACCGAAGCCCATGGTCACCAGAGTCGTTTCCTCAGCACGGCTGGTCAGCCATCCGCCCAGGCCTTCAGGGAGCGCAGCAACAAGCATAGCTAATCCTATCGTAGGAGTCTAG